One genomic segment of Garra rufa chromosome 13, GarRuf1.0, whole genome shotgun sequence includes these proteins:
- the ccdc25 gene encoding coiled-coil domain-containing protein 25, whose product MVFYFTSAVVTPPYTIYMGKDKYENEDLIKHGWPEDVWFHVDKLSSAHVYLRMPKGTTIEDIPKEVLVDCVQLVKNNSIQGCKMNNINVVYTPWGNLKKTADMDVGQIGFHRQKEVKIVAVEKKINEIVNRLEKTKEERYPDLAAEKESRDREERNEKKAEIQEQKKKEKDEMKKKKEMEELRNYTSLMKSDNMTTNEDGYDSDDFM is encoded by the exons ATGGTGTTTTACTTTACAAGCGCCG TTGTCACACCGCCTTACACCATCTACATGGGCAAAGATAAATATGAAA ATGAAGATCTTATAAAACATGGATGGCCTGAAGATGTTTG GTTCCATGTGGACAAGCTTTCATCTGCCCATGTATATCTAAGAATGCCAAAG GGTACAACAATAGAAGATATACCTAAGGAAGTCCTGGTTGACTGTGTCCAGCTGGTCAAAAACAACAGCATTCAAG GTTGCAAAATGAACAACATTAACGTTGTCTACACACCATGGGGCAATCTGAAAAAAACAGCAGACATGGATGTCGGCCAGATAGGCTTCCATCGGCAGAAGGAG GTGAAAATTGTGGCAGTAGAAAAGAAAATCAATGAAATTGTCAACAGACTAGAGAAAACAAAAGAGGAGCGCTATCCTGATCTTGCCGCTGAGAAGGAGTCCCGGGACAGGGAGGAAAGAAACGAGAAGAAGGCTGAAATACAAGAGCAGAAGAAAAAGGAGAAGGACGaaatgaagaagaaaaaagagATGGAAGAATTAAG GAATTATACATCACTCATGAAGAGTGACAACATGACCACAAATGAG GATGGCTATGATTCAGATGACTTCATGTAA
- the esco2 gene encoding N-acetyltransferase ESCO2 encodes MLSRKRKHGSPDAESNPSKKQITRLRNSPRRATRQKENIPISLASPQKILSTPKKMQRTSSLESPPKRISPRKPVLGAGSFYSKQKPLYLTPLERKLLKETKSPPSVPSREEPSRFPLTTGNSVKKPVRKVQKKTTAANPQSNLKGYFTAKPKEKNPSETQTDQSLRTTTPLISFSSMKSKSKPKLVVGAAFFGTGKKPTSMFKKSAQNTKPKQPSSYEKPNSQKPVKEKEVPTAPGERSPVRRAIFVKKQPKADNTTKVSNDVSESSESMQVMLSPKQMSPHVLADLHGITKELKVVLRRSVSPSGSTEDGSQDSPAKTDSVFDVSDIPPADHNSSLDEEESSLYPIFGSKRSQKKGVLSPPLNTSTPSALNGTPALKAKERSALRREMKKQTDNQLIIDAGQKQFGATTCGSCGMLYSTDSPEDNFQHTQFHQRFLDTIKFVGWKKERVVAEFWDGKIILVLPDDPKYATKKAEDVRRIADSELGFQQITLSSPSSAKTYLFINSDRMVVGCLVAENIRQAFRVLEQQEKPKDMNKEDFMEHHRAWCCSTMPEKAICGVSRIWVFSLMRRKSIATRLLDTVRTTFMYGSHLTKEEIAFSDPTPEGKLFATKYCETPTFLVYNFIS; translated from the exons ATGTTGTCCCGAAAAAGAAAACATGGCTCTCCTGATGCTGAAAG TAACCCATCTAAGAAACAAATAACAAGACTGAGAAACTCTCCAAGAAGGGCAACTCGACAAAAAGAGAACATTCCCATCTCACTAGCATCACCTCAAAAGATTCTCAGTACACCAAAGAAGATGCAGAGGACATCTTCACTAGAATCTCCTCCGAAGCGAATCTCGCCACGCAAACCCGTATTGGGAGCGGGGTCCTTCTACAGCAAGCAGAAACCTCTTTATCTCACACCTCTAGAAAGGAAGCTCCTAAAGGAAACCAAGTCACCACCATCAGTCCCTAGCAGAGAAGAACCATCACGTTTTCCTTTGACTACTGGGAATTCTGTTAAGAAACCAGTGAGGAAGGTTCAAAAGAAAACCACTGCTGCAAATCCACAGTCTAACCTAAAAGGCTACTTCACTGCTAAGCCCAAAGAAAAAAATCCCTCTGAGACACAAACAGATCAGTCGTTGAGAACCACAACGCCCCTGATTTCATTTAGCAGTATGAAATCCAAGAGTAAACCCAAGCTGGTTGTGGGAGCAGCTTTCTTCGGGACTGGAAAAAAGCCAACGTCGATGTTTAAAAAGTCTGCACAGAATACAAAGCCTAAACAGCCCTCTTCCTATGAGAAACCCAACTCTCAGAAACCTGTGAAGGAGAAGGAAGTGCCGACAGCGCCAGGAGAACGTTCCCCAGTCCGCCGTGCCATCTTCGTAAAAAAACAGCCGAAAGCAGACAACACAACTAAAGTGAGCAATGATGTTAGTGAGAGCAGCGAGTCAATGCAAGTGATGTTGAGCCCCAAACAGATGTCCCCTCATGTCCTGGCAGATCTGCATGGTATTACCAAAGAGTTAAAGGTGGTTTTGAGGAGATCTGTTAGTCCTAGCGGGTCCACCGAAGATGGTAGCCAG GACTCACCCGCAAAAACAGATTCAGTGTTTGACGTGAGTGACATACCACCAGCAGATCACAACAGCTCTCTTGATGAAG AAGAGTCATCTCTCTATCCCATCTTTGGCAGTAAGAG ATCTCAGAAAAAAGGGGTTTTGTCACCACCGCTGAACACCAGCACTCCTTCTGCGTTGAATGGTACTCCTGCTCTTAAGGCCAAAGAGAGGTCTGCCTTGAGACGAGAGATGAAGAAGCAGACAGATAACCAGCTCATCATT GATGCTGGTCAGAAGCAGTTTGGCGCCACCACATGCGGGTCCTGTGGGATGCTGTACAGTACAGATAGTCCTGAGGACAACTTCCAGCACACGCAGTTCCATCAACGCTTCTTGGACACCATTAAGTTTGTG ggcTGGAAAAAAGAAAGAGTTGTGGCAGAGTTCTGGGATGGAAAAATTATCCTTGTTCTTCCTGATGATCCAAAGTATGCTACAAAAAAG GCAGAGGACGTGAGACGAATCGCAGACAGTGAATTGGGCTTTCAGCAGATCACCCTCAGCAGTCCGAGCTCAGCAAAAACCTACCTGTTTATTAACAGCGACAGGATGGTGGTGGGATGTCTGGTGGCTGAAAATATTAGACAG GCTTTCCGGGTGCTGGAGCAGCAAGAGAAACCCAAAGACATGAACAAGGAGGATTTCATGGAGCACCACAGAGCCTGGTGCTGCTCTACCATGCCGGAAAAAGCCATCTGCGGTGTCAGTCGAATCTGGGTTTTCAGTCTGATGAGAAGAAAGAGCATCGCCACTCGCCTTCTCGACACTGTCAG GACTACTTTCATGTACGGAAGCCACCTGACCAAAGAGGAAATCGCCTTCTCTGACCCAACACCAGAAGGAAAGCTGTTTGCTACAAAGTACTGCGAGACACCAACATTTCTGGTGTACAACTTCATCAGTTAA